A single region of the Musa acuminata AAA Group cultivar baxijiao chromosome BXJ1-11, Cavendish_Baxijiao_AAA, whole genome shotgun sequence genome encodes:
- the LOC103971417 gene encoding probable polygalacturonase gives MKRLVKAIVILILAVADAIEASGSSDGYCNYKHISTSRPHSVTITEFGAVGDGVTLNTVAFQNAVFYLRSFADKGGAQLYVPQGRWLTGSFNLTSHLTLFLEQDAIIIGSQDSSQWPIVESLPSYGQGLDLPGARHRSLINGYNLTDVVITGDNGTIDGQGLIWWEWFSSQSLNYSRPHLLELVNCNDIVVSNLTFLNSPAWSIHPVYCRNVEIQNITIHASSDSPYTNGIVPDSCSNLCIEDCSIDVGHDAIALKSGWDNYGISYGMPSTYIHISKVHLQTPLGSALAFGSEMSGGISFIYVEHLHIDNSLTGINFKTTRGRGGFIEDIVVSNVEMENVHEAFRFTGHCGGHPNDEYDPDALPKIKQVTLKNIVGTNISTAGFFSGIENDPFTAICLSNIALSITSDPSNSWSCSNVSGYSESVFPDPCSDLNSNSSFSCFSLDFTAAAEA, from the exons ATGAAGAGGCTAGTAA AGGCAATTGTGATACTAATTTTAGCTGTCGCGGACGCCATTGAAGCCAGTGGAAGCAGTGATGGCTACTGCAACTACAAGCACATCTCGACGTCAAGGCCACACAGTGTGACCATCACGGAGTTTGGAGCGGTCGGAGATGGAGTTACTCTGAACACAGTGGCCTTTCAGAATGCAGTGTTCTATTTGAGGTCATTTGCCGACAAAGGAGGTGCTCAGCTCTATGTGCCTCAGGGGAGATGGCTCACTGGAAGCTTCAATCTCACCAGTCATCTCACGCTCTTCCTGGAGCAAGATGCCATTATAATCGGCAGTCAG GATTCATCACAATGGCCTATTGTTGAGTCCTTACCCTCTTATGGTCAAGGATTAGATCTACCCGGTGCAAGGCATCGCAGCTTGATAAATGGATATAACTTGACTGATGTAGTGATAACAG GTGATAATGGCACCATCGATGGACAAGGTCTTATTTGGTGGGAGTGGTTTTCCTCGCAATCTCTGAACTATAGCCGTCCTCACCTTCTCGAACTAGTGAATTGTAATGATATCGTGGTTTCAAATTTGACTTTCTTGAATTCCCCTGCCTGGAGCATTCATCCTGTCTACTGCAG AAATGTTGAGATTCAGAACATAACAAttcatgcttcgtccgattctccaTATACAAATGGCATAGTACCAG ATTCTTGCTCCAATTTATGCATTGAAGACTGCAGCATTGATGTTGGACATGATGCGATTGCCCTTAAAAGTGGTTGGGACAACTATGGCATCTCGTATGGCATGCCTTCGACATATATCCATATCAGCAAAGTCCATCTGCAGACACCCCTCGGTTCTGCTCTCGCTTTTGGCAGTGAGATGTCAGGTGGAATCTCATTCATATACGTCGAGCATCTCCATATCGACAATTCGTTAACCGGCATAAATTTCAAGACCACAAGAGGGCGAGGTGGCTTCATCGAAGACATAGTTGTATCAAATGTCGAGATGGAGAACGTGCATGAGGCATTTCGGTTCACCGGTCACTGTGGTGGTCATCCAAATGATGAGTATGATCCAGATGCTCTCCCGAAGATTAAGCAGGTCACACTCAAGAACATTGTTGGAACCAACATATCCACCGCCGGATTCTTCTCAGGAATTGAAAATGATCCCTTCACCGCTATCTGTCTTTCAAATATCGCACTGTCCATTACATCAGATCCTTCTAATTCTTGGTCATGTTCTAATGTCTCTGGATATTCTGAATCAGTCTTCCCTGATCCATGCTCTGATCTCAACTCGAATTCTTCGTTCTCTTGCTTCTCCCTCGACTTCACTGCTGCCGCAGAAGCCTGA